Proteins encoded within one genomic window of Acidovorax sp. 107:
- a CDS encoding tautomerase family protein — protein sequence MPTLVLKLTPLHNPERYQALASALTDLTVQLLGKRREVTAVVIDDLPAARWHIGGAPVAQPTALLEISITQGTNTEEEKAAFITAAFAELQRRLAGDGALAAASYVVVRELPASDWGYGGRTQQARRLALAA from the coding sequence ATGCCCACCCTTGTCCTGAAACTGACCCCGCTGCACAACCCCGAGCGCTACCAGGCGCTGGCCAGCGCGCTGACCGACCTCACGGTTCAGCTATTGGGCAAGCGCCGCGAGGTCACGGCCGTGGTCATTGACGACTTGCCCGCCGCGCGCTGGCATATCGGCGGTGCGCCTGTGGCGCAGCCCACGGCCTTGCTGGAGATCAGCATCACCCAAGGCACGAACACCGAAGAGGAGAAGGCCGCCTTCATCACCGCTGCGTTTGCCGAGCTGCAGCGCCGGCTGGCGGGTGATGGCGCATTGGCGGCGGCCAGCTACGTGGTGGTGCGGGAGCTGCCCGCCAGCGACTGGGGCTATGGCGGGCGTACGCAGCAAGCGCGCAGATTGGCGCTGGCTGCATGA
- a CDS encoding LysR family transcriptional regulator, whose translation MRDIRFEDMHLFARVADLGSLSAVARERDAPVSQVSRALARIEQSCDARLVHRSTHGLTLTAEGQTFLDYCRRITGALDELEGEFAQQSSQPSGWVRVASSSVVAEYLLIPSFESLQQQHPQLRVELVVDDRMADMARDGIDIAIRTGPPLTDTVVARPLGTLARALYATPGYLQAHGVPQRPGDLRQHRLITNSAVAFLNHWPFLIDGVHEVLVAEGHWRSGSTAITARLALQGLGIARLATVVADPLVRQGLLAPVLAHCVDLQPTPIHAITLTRRHRLPKIQACIDHWATWFSKQASGAGHP comes from the coding sequence ATGCGCGACATCCGCTTTGAAGACATGCACCTGTTTGCCCGCGTGGCCGATCTGGGCTCGCTGTCGGCCGTGGCGCGCGAGCGCGATGCGCCGGTAAGCCAGGTCTCGCGCGCGCTGGCGCGCATAGAGCAATCCTGCGACGCGCGGCTGGTCCATCGGAGCACGCACGGGCTCACGCTCACGGCCGAGGGGCAGACCTTTCTGGACTACTGCCGCCGCATCACCGGCGCACTCGACGAGCTCGAAGGCGAGTTCGCCCAGCAAAGCAGCCAGCCCAGCGGCTGGGTGCGCGTGGCCTCCAGCTCGGTGGTGGCCGAATACCTGCTCATCCCCAGCTTTGAGAGCCTGCAGCAACAGCACCCGCAGCTGCGTGTGGAGCTGGTGGTGGACGACCGCATGGCCGATATGGCGCGCGACGGCATCGACATCGCCATCCGCACCGGCCCGCCGCTGACCGACACCGTGGTGGCGCGCCCGCTGGGCACGCTGGCCCGCGCGCTGTATGCCACACCCGGCTACCTGCAAGCCCACGGTGTGCCGCAGCGGCCGGGCGACCTGCGCCAGCACCGACTCATCACCAACAGCGCGGTGGCCTTTCTGAACCACTGGCCCTTTCTGATCGATGGCGTGCACGAGGTACTGGTGGCCGAGGGTCACTGGCGCTCGGGCAGCACAGCCATCACCGCGCGCCTGGCGTTGCAGGGCCTGGGCATCGCGCGCCTGGCCACCGTGGTGGCCGATCCCCTGGTACGCCAGGGCCTGCTCGCGCCCGTGCTGGCCCACTGCGTGGACCTGCAGCCCACGCCCATCCACGCCATCACCCTCACTCGCAGACACCGGCTGCCCAAGATCCAGGCCTGTATCGACCACTGGGCGACGTGGTTCTCTAAGCAAGCCAGCGGTGCTGGACACCCATGA
- the thiL gene encoding thiamine-phosphate kinase — protein MGEFDLIARYFTRPVRKAALGVGDDCALLAPAPGTQLAISSDMLVEGRHFFADVDPEALGHKALAVNLSDLAACGAKPLAFTLALSLPRVDETWLAGFSRGLLALADAHGCELVGGDTTQGPLNICITVFGEVPTGQALLRSGARPGDDLYVSGTLGDARLALEALLGHIALPAEVLTRARQRLERPTPRVALGLALRGVASSAMDVSDGLLGDLSHILKASGVGARIDTSLTTDLIAEKAYSTSASGVFDAKLLHQCTLAGGDDYELAFTAPPAQRDAVAAASQASGTPVTRIGTVLAEPGLQLVDALGQVVENRYASFDHFG, from the coding sequence ATGGGTGAATTCGACCTAATTGCGCGTTATTTCACCCGCCCCGTGCGCAAGGCGGCCCTGGGTGTGGGCGACGACTGCGCACTGCTGGCGCCCGCACCCGGCACGCAACTGGCCATCTCCAGCGACATGCTGGTGGAGGGTCGCCACTTCTTTGCCGACGTGGACCCCGAAGCCCTGGGCCACAAGGCGCTGGCCGTCAACCTTTCGGACCTGGCGGCCTGCGGCGCCAAGCCGCTCGCTTTCACCCTGGCCCTGTCGCTGCCCCGGGTGGATGAAACTTGGCTTGCAGGCTTCTCGCGCGGGCTGCTGGCGCTGGCCGATGCGCATGGCTGCGAGCTGGTGGGCGGCGATACCACGCAAGGCCCGCTCAACATTTGCATCACCGTGTTTGGCGAGGTTCCCACCGGCCAGGCCCTGCTGCGCAGCGGTGCGCGGCCGGGCGACGACCTCTATGTGAGCGGCACGCTGGGCGATGCCAGGCTGGCGCTGGAGGCGCTGCTGGGCCACATTGCCCTGCCCGCCGAGGTGCTGACCCGCGCTCGCCAGCGGCTGGAGCGCCCCACCCCGCGCGTGGCCCTGGGCCTGGCGCTGCGCGGTGTGGCCAGCAGTGCCATGGATGTGAGCGATGGCCTGCTGGGCGACCTGTCGCACATCCTGAAAGCCTCTGGCGTGGGGGCCCGAATCGACACCTCATTAACTACTGATTTGATAGCAGAAAAGGCATATTCGACCAGCGCATCCGGCGTATTCGACGCTAAACTGCTCCACCAATGCACGTTGGCAGGCGGTGACGACTACGAACTGGCCTTCACCGCCCCACCCGCGCAGCGCGATGCCGTGGCTGCCGCGTCGCAAGCCAGCGGCACGCCCGTCACCCGCATTGGCACGGTGCTGGCCGAGCCCGGCCTGCAGTTGGTGGATGCACTGGGGCAGGTGGTGGAGAACCGCTATGCCTCGTTCGACCATTTCGGGTGA
- a CDS encoding DUF2892 domain-containing protein: MLYRKNITRPESLLRAVGGVALIAAGLWWLSASPLGLVLAASGVGSILSGAFGYCPACAMVGRKPVE; the protein is encoded by the coding sequence ATGCTGTACCGCAAGAACATCACCCGCCCCGAAAGCCTGCTGCGCGCTGTCGGTGGGGTCGCCCTCATCGCCGCGGGGCTCTGGTGGCTGTCCGCCTCGCCCCTAGGCTTGGTCCTGGCCGCCTCGGGCGTCGGCAGCATTCTGAGCGGCGCTTTCGGCTACTGTCCCGCCTGCGCCATGGTGGGTCGCAAACCCGTCGAGTGA
- a CDS encoding RNA polymerase sigma factor yields MTATSPSLTVAQLLPAARSGDAVAMEQLLRLTRPDIRRYALRHCAATTATDDVVQEALIIVYRRVGALREVAAFGGWVVRIVQRLCMRPMLAWLKGEPLAQVEDSLAWSHRPDHELRHDLALAIDSLPPLYREALLLRDFEELTIEEMAQRLGVTREAAKSRLHRARALVREYLVPTDQHPTS; encoded by the coding sequence ATGACAGCAACGTCCCCGTCCCTCACCGTGGCCCAGCTGCTGCCCGCCGCGCGCAGCGGCGATGCCGTGGCGATGGAGCAGCTGCTGCGCCTCACCCGTCCTGACATCCGCCGCTATGCGCTGCGCCACTGCGCAGCCACCACAGCCACCGATGACGTGGTTCAGGAAGCGCTGATCATCGTCTACCGCCGCGTGGGCGCACTGCGCGAGGTGGCGGCGTTTGGCGGCTGGGTGGTGCGCATCGTGCAGCGGCTGTGCATGCGGCCCATGCTGGCCTGGCTCAAGGGCGAGCCGCTGGCGCAGGTAGAGGACAGCCTCGCCTGGTCGCACCGTCCCGACCACGAACTGCGCCACGACCTGGCCCTGGCCATCGACTCGCTGCCGCCCCTTTACCGCGAAGCCCTGCTGCTGCGCGACTTCGAGGAGCTGACTATCGAAGAAATGGCGCAGCGGCTGGGCGTGACACGTGAGGCCGCCAAAAGCCGCCTGCACCGCGCGCGGGCCCTGGTGCGCGAATACCTGGTGCCCACGGACCAGCACCCGACAAGCTAG
- a CDS encoding ferric reductase-like transmembrane domain-containing protein produces the protein MWKKVLGGSLAVAMGAWLLALWGPQPAPPAWGDVWWWRNQLILLTGVAAWALMSLIMVLAVRPAWLEKSLDGLDKSYRLHKWAGIGAIVLGLLHYGLQLSRSLLAAWVGRPVRTPRADWWLNTFRHLAEEMGEWAVWFLAAMLVITLWQRFPYHVWRYLHKLLAGVYLVLAFHAVVLTPPAWWAQPAGVLVGLCTLAGVLCAVRSLAGAIGRGRRHAARVVSVSQQAAGVLEVTCQVSPASAWRHTAGQFAFVTFGKAEGAHPFTVLNADQGDGTLRFAIKALGDHTAQLPLQVQPGQRVDIEGPYGCFDFRSDSAPEQVWVAAGIGATPFMAWLESLQSTPALAPRVHLHYCVRHAGEAVFAERMAALCARLPSVTLEIHYSDDAGPVTPATLLAGTSNAASVWFCGPQGFAEAVRQGMQQLGRSPARFHQELFQMR, from the coding sequence ATGTGGAAGAAGGTCTTGGGTGGCTCTCTGGCAGTGGCCATGGGGGCGTGGCTGCTGGCGTTGTGGGGGCCCCAGCCAGCGCCACCCGCGTGGGGTGATGTCTGGTGGTGGCGCAACCAGCTGATCCTGCTTACCGGGGTGGCGGCGTGGGCGCTGATGTCGCTGATCATGGTGCTGGCCGTGCGCCCCGCGTGGCTTGAGAAGTCCTTGGACGGCCTGGACAAGAGCTACCGCCTGCACAAGTGGGCGGGCATCGGAGCCATCGTGCTGGGGCTGTTGCACTATGGGTTGCAGCTGTCGCGCAGCCTGCTGGCCGCCTGGGTGGGCCGCCCAGTGCGCACGCCGCGCGCAGACTGGTGGCTCAACACCTTCCGCCACCTGGCCGAAGAGATGGGGGAGTGGGCGGTGTGGTTCCTCGCGGCCATGCTGGTCATCACGCTGTGGCAGCGGTTCCCGTACCACGTGTGGCGCTACCTGCACAAGCTGCTGGCTGGGGTGTACCTGGTGCTGGCGTTTCATGCGGTGGTGCTGACGCCGCCCGCCTGGTGGGCGCAGCCTGCGGGCGTGCTGGTGGGCCTTTGCACGCTGGCGGGCGTGTTGTGCGCTGTGCGCTCGCTGGCCGGGGCCATCGGGCGCGGCCGCCGCCACGCGGCCCGCGTGGTCAGCGTGTCGCAGCAAGCCGCTGGCGTGCTGGAGGTGACCTGCCAGGTTAGCCCCGCCAGCGCCTGGCGGCACACGGCCGGGCAGTTTGCGTTTGTCACGTTTGGCAAAGCCGAAGGCGCGCACCCGTTCACCGTGCTCAATGCAGACCAGGGTGACGGCACGCTGCGTTTTGCGATCAAGGCGTTGGGCGATCACACGGCGCAGTTGCCTTTGCAAGTGCAGCCGGGCCAGCGGGTGGACATCGAGGGGCCGTATGGCTGTTTTGACTTTCGCAGCGACAGCGCGCCCGAGCAGGTGTGGGTGGCTGCAGGCATCGGCGCCACGCCGTTCATGGCTTGGCTTGAATCCTTGCAGTCCACGCCCGCGCTGGCACCCCGGGTGCACCTGCACTACTGCGTGCGCCATGCGGGCGAGGCGGTGTTTGCCGAACGCATGGCTGCGCTGTGCGCGCGTCTGCCCAGCGTGACGCTGGAGATCCACTACAGCGACGATGCCGGGCCCGTGACACCGGCCACGCTGCTGGCAGGCACCAGCAACGCGGCAAGTGTGTGGTTCTGCGGGCCGCAGGGTTTTGCCGAGGCGGTGCGGCAGGGCATGCAGCAGCTGGGGCGTTCGCCTGCGCGCTTTCACCAGGAGTTGTTCCAGATGCGTTGA
- a CDS encoding twin-arginine translocation pathway signal protein: MNRRNFIRLAGGGAIAAAAAGTLAACGVLDSHYPAEAVEAWQGPVGETEVRRRAVAYAITAPNSHNLQPWLVDLREDGVITLRTDPGRVLPQTDPLGRQILIGHGAFLELLGMALAEQGVASQVLLWPQGEMPAALKDWDDRPVARITLQPGGQPDPLFAQVLLRYTPKTDFDTTRAVAPALLAQLLNSAPANTPLRCGGTVNADQLPALRTLCWESARVELLTPRTMMESIHLTRVGPAEILQHRDGISINSPFVRAVSALGMFDRSAPPAEGSAAYKNAMGRFEGHSSTAMGFVWISGPNTRSDQVRAGRAYVRQQLQATALGVGMHPMSQAVQEFAEMAPHYERVHQLVLGRPAPRTPQDPTVQMFCRIGYPQGEVPATPRRPLARFMHT; this comes from the coding sequence ATGAACCGTCGCAATTTCATCCGGCTGGCCGGTGGTGGCGCCATCGCCGCCGCCGCAGCGGGCACGCTGGCCGCCTGTGGCGTCCTGGACTCGCACTATCCCGCCGAGGCGGTCGAGGCCTGGCAGGGCCCCGTGGGCGAGACCGAGGTGCGCCGCCGCGCCGTGGCCTACGCCATCACCGCGCCCAATTCGCACAACCTGCAGCCCTGGCTGGTGGATTTGCGCGAGGACGGTGTCATCACACTGCGCACCGACCCCGGGCGGGTGCTGCCACAGACGGATCCGTTGGGCCGGCAGATCCTGATCGGCCATGGCGCCTTTCTGGAGCTACTGGGGATGGCGCTGGCCGAGCAGGGTGTGGCCAGCCAGGTCTTGCTGTGGCCGCAGGGCGAGATGCCTGCGGCGCTGAAGGACTGGGACGACCGCCCCGTGGCGCGCATCACGCTGCAACCCGGTGGCCAGCCCGACCCGCTGTTTGCGCAGGTGCTGCTGCGCTACACACCCAAGACAGATTTCGACACCACCCGCGCCGTGGCGCCCGCACTGCTCGCCCAGTTGCTGAACAGCGCGCCAGCCAACACCCCGCTGCGTTGCGGGGGCACCGTCAACGCAGACCAGCTGCCCGCGTTGCGCACGCTGTGCTGGGAGTCGGCCAGAGTCGAACTGCTCACGCCGCGCACGATGATGGAAAGCATCCACCTCACGCGCGTGGGCCCGGCGGAGATCCTGCAGCACCGGGATGGCATCTCGATCAATTCACCCTTCGTGCGCGCGGTGTCGGCGCTGGGGATGTTCGACCGCAGCGCGCCGCCCGCTGAAGGCAGCGCGGCCTACAAAAATGCCATGGGCCGATTCGAAGGCCACAGCAGCACGGCCATGGGTTTTGTGTGGATCTCCGGCCCCAACACCCGCAGCGACCAGGTACGGGCTGGGCGTGCCTACGTACGCCAGCAACTGCAGGCCACGGCCCTGGGCGTGGGCATGCACCCCATGAGCCAGGCCGTGCAGGAGTTTGCCGAGATGGCCCCGCACTACGAGCGCGTGCACCAGCTGGTGCTGGGGCGGCCCGCTCCGCGCACACCGCAAGATCCCACGGTGCAGATGTTCTGCCGCATTGGCTACCCGCAGGGCGAGGTGCCCGCCACGCCACGGCGGCCGCTGGCGCGTTTTATGCATACATGA
- a CDS encoding NAD-dependent epimerase/dehydratase family protein, protein MTPHPLSRPCTDNPSTVLILGARGRLGLAAARAFAQAGWQVLAQVRPGAQGAALPAIAGVWWLPVAVDDTAALAAQAQGAQVVVHALNPAYTHKAWREQVPALMEAAIAVARQLHATLMLPGNVYNFGEGMPPVLREDTPQAATGFKGRMRVQLEQRLQAATQGGEMRAVVLRAGDFFGSGTGSWIDQAIAKDLPRGRVTWPGPLDVATPWAYLPDLARTFVRVAQERERLAAFECLHFGGHHVTAKRWLHSFTAIAAEQGWLPDAGALRVGQLPWPLLRVAGVVAPTFAALAAMRYLWRTPHRLDNARLRALICDEPHTPFDQAVRQALMDLGLVAMQSSRAALA, encoded by the coding sequence ATGACCCCCCATCCTCTTTCTCGACCCTGCACGGACAACCCCTCCACCGTGTTGATTCTGGGCGCTCGGGGCCGGCTCGGCCTGGCGGCCGCCCGTGCGTTTGCACAGGCCGGGTGGCAGGTGCTGGCCCAGGTGCGGCCAGGCGCCCAGGGGGCGGCACTGCCCGCCATCGCAGGTGTGTGGTGGCTGCCCGTAGCGGTCGATGACACCGCTGCGCTGGCCGCCCAGGCACAAGGCGCGCAGGTGGTGGTGCATGCGCTCAACCCCGCCTACACCCACAAGGCATGGCGCGAGCAGGTCCCCGCACTCATGGAGGCGGCGATTGCCGTCGCCCGCCAGCTGCACGCCACCCTGATGCTGCCGGGCAATGTCTACAACTTTGGCGAAGGCATGCCGCCCGTGCTGCGCGAAGATACGCCCCAGGCCGCCACCGGTTTCAAGGGCCGCATGCGGGTGCAGCTGGAGCAGCGCCTGCAGGCTGCCACGCAAGGGGGCGAGATGCGCGCCGTGGTGCTGCGCGCTGGGGACTTCTTTGGCAGCGGCACCGGCAGCTGGATCGACCAGGCCATCGCCAAGGACCTGCCCCGGGGCCGCGTCACCTGGCCCGGTCCGCTCGACGTGGCCACGCCCTGGGCCTATCTGCCCGACCTGGCCCGCACTTTCGTGCGCGTGGCCCAAGAGCGCGAGCGGCTGGCCGCGTTTGAATGCCTGCATTTCGGGGGGCATCACGTCACTGCAAAGCGGTGGCTGCACAGCTTCACGGCCATTGCGGCAGAGCAGGGCTGGTTGCCGGATGCGGGTGCGCTGCGGGTAGGCCAGTTGCCATGGCCCTTGCTGCGTGTGGCGGGAGTGGTGGCGCCCACGTTTGCTGCGCTGGCGGCCATGCGCTACCTGTGGCGTACCCCCCACCGCCTGGACAACGCCCGCCTGCGTGCCCTGATCTGCGACGAGCCCCATACCCCGTTCGATCAGGCCGTGCGCCAGGCGCTGATGGACCTGGGACTGGTGGCCATGCAGTCCAGCCGCGCCGCGCTGGCCTGA
- a CDS encoding LysR family transcriptional regulator, with product MNQTFDWSLVQSFLAALDQGSLLGAARALNASQPTIGRHIAELESQLGVVLFERTGRGLLPTATALRLAESARAMEAGAHQLARSVSGAEDGVSGTVRITASQPVACVLLPPVLVRMRQALPEVQVELVASNQVTNLLRREADIALRMVRPDQASLVAKRIGAVTLGAYAHRDYLRRKGTPRQPPDLLQHELVGNDRHEDILQGFAAMGYPVERQHFAFRTDDLMAYWEAVRAGLGIGFVGNYMARTDPNVVAVLPRLPLPDLPIWLTVHREIRTSRKIRAVYDFLAAEVPLVL from the coding sequence ATGAATCAAACCTTTGACTGGAGCCTGGTGCAGTCTTTCCTGGCTGCTCTCGACCAGGGCAGCCTGCTGGGCGCCGCACGCGCGCTCAATGCCAGCCAGCCCACCATCGGCCGCCACATTGCCGAGCTGGAATCGCAGCTGGGCGTGGTGCTGTTCGAGCGCACGGGCCGTGGCCTGCTGCCAACGGCCACGGCACTGCGGCTGGCCGAATCGGCCCGCGCCATGGAAGCCGGCGCCCACCAGCTGGCGCGCAGCGTGTCGGGCGCGGAGGACGGCGTGAGCGGCACCGTGCGCATCACCGCCAGCCAGCCTGTGGCCTGCGTGCTGCTGCCTCCGGTCCTGGTGCGCATGCGCCAGGCCCTGCCCGAGGTGCAGGTGGAGCTGGTGGCCAGCAACCAGGTCACCAACCTGCTGCGGCGCGAGGCCGACATTGCGCTGCGCATGGTGCGCCCCGACCAGGCCAGCCTGGTGGCCAAGCGCATCGGCGCGGTGACGCTGGGCGCCTATGCCCACCGCGACTACCTGCGCCGCAAGGGCACGCCCCGGCAGCCGCCCGACCTGCTGCAGCACGAGCTGGTGGGCAACGACCGGCACGAAGACATCCTGCAAGGTTTTGCTGCCATGGGCTACCCGGTGGAACGCCAGCACTTCGCGTTCCGCACCGACGACCTCATGGCCTACTGGGAGGCCGTGCGCGCAGGGCTGGGCATCGGCTTTGTGGGCAACTACATGGCCCGCACCGACCCGAACGTGGTGGCCGTGCTGCCCCGGTTGCCGCTGCCGGATCTTCCCATCTGGCTGACAGTGCACCGCGAGATACGCACCAGCCGCAAGATCCGGGCGGTGTATGACTTTCTGGCGGCGGAGGTGCCTCTGGTGCTTTGA
- a CDS encoding DUF4139 domain-containing protein: MALLCNAASPALAQDTSRIARVTVYPGSATVERVARVAAGARSLTLACLPASLDVQSLQINADPAVRVGEFNVLTEDRDVAAGCSSPLDGRIRELEDQIAGVKAEASALQLVDGYLRSVAQTGAGTEGTAPAATAPRAATPTPAQITATAEVLRKSGQDSAARAHQLQRKQEALELALKPLVAERDRVASQRARVVSVTINLATEREAELRLSYQVRGPGWQPIYRATLDATKSTVLIERQALVAQNSGEDWGNVQLTLSTGQPGRATQGQLPRPWWLNVAPPPQGSPAPAMAMAPAPAPTVASLSRSRNAAEEAMPTFDVNALDKGFATEFAVPQRIAVPSSGQRVTLALGSHSAPATLITRTAPAVEEAAYLVAQIAQPPGVWPAGAAGLYRDGAFVGNGRIDFGAPSAGAPAGSTSLSFGRDELVTVRAEPAQDLTGSSGFTSSRVERKTRRAYSVENRHKTVITLQVLHAAPVSRNEKIEVESRYQPQPADTAWNRTPGTVAWQQPVAAGATAQFSAEHTIRYPKDVELLERQ, from the coding sequence ATGGCCCTGCTCTGCAACGCGGCCTCGCCGGCCCTCGCCCAGGACACCTCCCGCATCGCCCGCGTCACCGTCTACCCCGGCAGCGCCACGGTGGAGCGCGTAGCCAGGGTGGCCGCTGGCGCGCGCAGCCTCACGCTGGCCTGCCTACCCGCGTCGCTGGATGTGCAAAGCCTGCAGATCAACGCCGACCCCGCCGTGCGCGTGGGCGAATTCAATGTGCTCACCGAGGACCGCGATGTGGCGGCAGGCTGCTCCAGTCCGCTGGACGGCCGCATCCGCGAACTGGAGGACCAGATCGCCGGGGTGAAGGCCGAGGCCTCGGCCCTGCAGCTGGTGGATGGCTATCTGCGCAGCGTGGCGCAAACCGGCGCGGGCACTGAGGGGACAGCGCCTGCCGCCACCGCTCCCCGTGCGGCCACCCCCACGCCCGCTCAGATCACCGCCACCGCAGAGGTACTGCGCAAGTCCGGGCAGGACAGCGCTGCGCGCGCGCACCAGCTTCAGCGCAAGCAGGAGGCGCTGGAGCTGGCCCTCAAGCCCTTGGTGGCAGAACGCGACCGCGTGGCCAGCCAGCGCGCGAGGGTGGTGTCGGTCACCATCAATCTGGCCACCGAGCGCGAGGCCGAGCTGCGCCTGTCCTACCAGGTGCGCGGCCCCGGCTGGCAGCCCATCTACCGGGCGACGCTCGATGCCACCAAATCCACGGTGCTGATCGAGCGCCAGGCGCTGGTGGCGCAGAACAGTGGTGAAGACTGGGGCAACGTGCAGCTGACTTTGTCGACGGGCCAGCCCGGGCGCGCCACACAAGGGCAACTGCCGCGCCCCTGGTGGCTGAACGTGGCGCCACCGCCCCAAGGCTCGCCTGCACCCGCGATGGCGATGGCACCAGCGCCCGCACCGACCGTTGCGTCACTGTCCCGGTCCCGCAATGCCGCCGAAGAGGCCATGCCCACGTTCGACGTGAACGCCCTCGACAAAGGATTTGCCACCGAGTTCGCCGTGCCCCAGCGCATCGCCGTGCCCTCCAGCGGCCAGCGCGTGACGCTTGCGCTGGGCAGCCACAGCGCCCCCGCCACGCTGATCACCCGCACGGCACCCGCCGTGGAAGAAGCGGCCTACCTGGTCGCGCAGATTGCGCAGCCGCCCGGTGTATGGCCCGCAGGTGCAGCGGGCCTGTACCGCGACGGCGCCTTTGTAGGCAACGGCCGCATCGACTTTGGCGCGCCCAGCGCGGGTGCCCCGGCCGGCAGCACCAGCCTGTCGTTTGGCCGCGATGAACTGGTCACCGTGCGGGCGGAGCCCGCGCAGGATCTGACCGGCAGCAGTGGCTTCACCAGCTCGCGCGTGGAGCGCAAGACGCGCCGGGCCTACAGCGTGGAGAACCGCCACAAGACGGTCATCACGCTGCAGGTGCTGCATGCCGCACCAGTCTCGCGCAATGAAAAGATCGAGGTCGAATCGCGCTACCAGCCCCAACCGGCGGACACGGCCTGGAACCGCACGCCCGGCACCGTGGCCTGGCAGCAGCCTGTGGCTGCAGGGGCTACCGCGCAGTTCAGTGCCGAGCACACCATCCGCTACCCCAAGGATGTGGAGTTGCTCGAACGCCAATGA
- a CDS encoding universal stress protein — MSYQHLLVAVDGSPTSDHALTEATGLAKASGGRIRLLNVMDPVAHISGFERPEVYSQEVLPRLRNAGEALLQQARQRVEQQGVPVDTVLIENLDARVADLLVEHARAWGADLIVLGTHGRRGLARVLMGSDAEQIARTAPVPVLLVRLPAEAAGGAAGA; from the coding sequence ATGAGTTACCAACACCTCCTCGTTGCCGTTGACGGCAGCCCCACCTCCGACCACGCGCTGACCGAAGCCACGGGCTTGGCCAAGGCCTCGGGCGGCCGCATCCGCCTGCTGAACGTGATGGACCCCGTGGCCCACATCAGCGGCTTTGAGCGGCCCGAGGTCTACAGCCAGGAAGTGCTACCCCGCCTGCGCAACGCGGGCGAAGCCCTGCTGCAGCAGGCACGCCAGCGCGTGGAACAGCAGGGCGTTCCCGTGGACACGGTGCTGATCGAAAACCTGGATGCCCGGGTGGCTGACCTGTTGGTGGAACACGCTCGGGCCTGGGGCGCCGACCTGATAGTGCTGGGCACCCATGGGCGCCGTGGCCTGGCCCGCGTGCTGATGGGCAGCGATGCCGAGCAGATCGCCCGCACCGCCCCCGTGCCCGTGCTGCTGGTGCGCCTGCCCGCCGAAGCTGCCGGCGGTGCCGCCGGCGCCTGA
- a CDS encoding phosphatidylglycerophosphatase A yields MTVSEPLPPLAPQRPSVRFMLSHPAHFMALGFGAGLAPKAPGTVGTLWAWLAYLVLQQWLNQRQMGLLIAVSTVVGWWACTTTARHMRVADPGSIVWDEVVAFWLVLWLAMPMGLWGQVVAFGLFRFFDAAKPGPVGWADSLFKGFGWRGGWGILWDDFVAAFCTLLVIALWRF; encoded by the coding sequence ATGACCGTTTCCGAGCCCCTGCCACCCCTTGCCCCTCAGCGCCCCAGCGTGCGCTTCATGCTGTCCCACCCCGCCCACTTCATGGCGCTGGGCTTTGGTGCGGGCCTGGCCCCGAAGGCGCCGGGGACCGTGGGCACCCTGTGGGCTTGGCTGGCCTACCTGGTGCTGCAGCAGTGGCTGAACCAGCGGCAAATGGGCTTGCTGATCGCAGTCAGCACCGTGGTGGGCTGGTGGGCCTGCACCACCACGGCACGCCACATGCGCGTGGCCGACCCCGGCAGCATCGTGTGGGACGAGGTGGTGGCCTTCTGGCTGGTGCTGTGGCTGGCCATGCCCATGGGGCTGTGGGGGCAGGTGGTGGCGTTTGGGCTGTTCCGCTTTTTTGACGCCGCCAAACCCGGCCCGGTGGGCTGGGCCGACAGCCTGTTCAAGGGCTTTGGCTGGCGCGGGGGCTGGGGTATCTTGTGGGACGACTTTGTGGCAGCCTTCTGTACCTTGCTGGTCATTGCACTGTGGAGGTTCTGA